A genomic segment from Bryobacteraceae bacterium encodes:
- a CDS encoding GspE/PulE family protein, producing MATTAQSLNLEQTKALAARYRCEFIDLKEAHIDHELFQTVPVELMFRYNFVPLKSVNGTLEIALADPRNLNLIDDLSVLLSRKLRAKVATLQQISDLLKKSEQSQRVLEEVTETFTLDVVADEENADETLSIDKLTAADSDIAPVIKLVDTTIFNALERRASDIHIETRDAEVVIKYRIDGVLNYAMPPIAKDWHSTIISRIKVMSELDIAERRVPQDGRFRVRYKGRLIDFRVSIMPTVHGEDAVLRVLDKESMSEKFAKLSLEVVGFSEGDITKFRRYIKEPYGMVLVTGPTGSGKTTTLYAAISEIKNDEDKIITIEDPVEYQIKGITQIPVNEKKGLTFARGLRSILRHDPDKILVGEIRDQETAQIAINAALTGHLVFTTVHANNVFDVLGRFINMGVEPYNFVSALNCVLAQRLVRVICEFCKKPVTYEDEYLVESGLNPEEWRDVTFYEGAGCFECGGTGYHGRTAIHELLDLSEKIREMILDRRPASEIKRVARDEGMTFLRESALEKVRLGLSTMKEVNKVTFIEG from the coding sequence ATGGCGACCACCGCGCAATCGCTCAATCTCGAACAAACCAAAGCACTTGCAGCGCGCTACCGGTGCGAGTTCATCGACCTCAAAGAGGCCCACATCGACCATGAGCTCTTCCAGACCGTCCCGGTCGAGCTCATGTTCCGCTACAACTTCGTCCCCCTGAAGTCGGTGAACGGAACCCTGGAAATCGCCCTCGCCGACCCTCGCAACCTCAATCTGATCGACGACCTCTCGGTCCTGCTCAGCCGCAAGCTCCGCGCCAAGGTCGCCACCCTCCAGCAGATCTCGGACCTCCTCAAGAAGTCCGAACAGTCGCAGCGCGTCCTCGAAGAGGTCACCGAGACCTTTACCCTCGACGTCGTCGCCGACGAAGAGAACGCCGACGAAACCCTCTCCATCGACAAGCTCACCGCCGCCGACTCCGACATCGCTCCGGTCATCAAGCTCGTCGACACGACGATTTTCAACGCCCTCGAACGCCGCGCCTCCGACATTCACATCGAAACGCGCGACGCCGAGGTGGTGATCAAGTACCGCATCGACGGCGTGCTCAACTACGCCATGCCGCCCATCGCCAAGGACTGGCACTCGACCATCATCTCGCGCATCAAGGTGATGAGCGAGCTCGACATCGCCGAGCGCCGCGTCCCGCAGGACGGCCGCTTCCGCGTCCGCTACAAAGGCCGCCTCATCGATTTCCGCGTCTCCATCATGCCCACCGTCCACGGTGAAGACGCTGTGCTCCGCGTGCTCGACAAGGAGTCGATGAGCGAGAAGTTCGCCAAGCTCTCGCTCGAGGTCGTGGGCTTCTCCGAAGGCGACATCACGAAATTCCGCCGCTACATCAAGGAGCCCTACGGCATGGTGCTCGTCACCGGCCCCACCGGCTCGGGCAAAACCACCACCCTCTACGCCGCCATCTCGGAAATCAAGAACGACGAAGACAAGATCATCACCATTGAGGACCCGGTCGAATACCAGATCAAGGGCATCACGCAGATCCCGGTGAACGAGAAGAAGGGACTCACCTTCGCCCGCGGCCTGCGTTCGATCCTCCGTCACGACCCCGACAAGATCCTCGTCGGCGAAATCCGCGACCAGGAAACCGCGCAGATCGCCATCAACGCCGCCCTCACCGGCCACCTTGTCTTCACCACCGTCCACGCCAACAACGTGTTCGACGTGCTCGGCCGCTTCATCAACATGGGTGTGGAGCCCTATAACTTCGTCTCGGCTCTCAACTGCGTCCTTGCGCAGCGGCTGGTGCGCGTCATCTGCGAATTCTGCAAGAAGCCGGTCACCTACGAGGACGAGTATCTCGTCGAATCCGGACTCAACCCGGAGGAATGGCGCGACGTCACATTCTATGAAGGCGCAGGGTGCTTCGAATGCGGCGGCACGGGCTACCACGGCCGGACCGCCATTCACGAACTGCTCGACCTTTCCGAAAAGATCCGCGAGATGATTCTGGACCGCCGCCCGGCATCGGAGATCAAACGCGTCGCGCGCGACGAGGGAATGACATTCCTCCGCGAATCGGCGCTTGAAAAGGTGCGTCTCGGCCTGAGTACGATGAAGGAGGTCAACAAGGTCACCTTCATCGAAGGCTGA
- a CDS encoding YlcI/YnfO family protein, which translates to MPRGNPSPKLAITIDPEVHESVVAAAAREGVSISAWLTAAAREALRRRTGLAAVAEWEKEHGLLTPEEMEQARGRVRTQLRNARASRRPA; encoded by the coding sequence ATGCCACGCGGCAACCCTTCGCCCAAACTTGCGATCACTATCGACCCCGAGGTCCACGAGAGCGTCGTCGCAGCGGCGGCGCGCGAGGGGGTCAGCATCTCGGCGTGGTTGACGGCGGCGGCGCGCGAGGCGTTGCGCCGGCGGACGGGGTTGGCGGCCGTCGCCGAATGGGAGAAGGAGCACGGCCTTCTGACGCCGGAGGAGATGGAGCAAGCGCGGGGCAGGGTGCGGACACAACTGCGAAACGCACGAGCCAGCCGGCGGCCGGCATGA
- a CDS encoding PIN domain-containing protein, with protein MTGFVYDAAVFVAAERNERRVWAEHKARLELGAAVLAPAVVVAQVSRSPEQVQLRRFLAGCEIVPFDERDAHEAGRLLGLTKTTDVVDAAVVGVAQRRKAVILTGDAGDMGRLAAAGGEVPVEGL; from the coding sequence ATGACGGGTTTCGTATACGACGCTGCGGTGTTCGTGGCAGCAGAGCGAAATGAACGCCGGGTGTGGGCCGAGCACAAGGCGCGGCTGGAGTTGGGTGCGGCCGTCCTGGCTCCCGCTGTGGTGGTTGCCCAAGTCAGCCGGTCGCCGGAGCAGGTTCAACTCCGTCGTTTTCTCGCGGGCTGCGAGATTGTGCCGTTCGATGAACGCGATGCGCACGAGGCAGGGCGGCTGCTGGGACTCACGAAGACGACGGATGTGGTGGACGCGGCGGTGGTCGGGGTGGCCCAACGCCGGAAGGCCGTGATCCTCACGGGCGACGCCGGTGACATGGGCCGGCTTGCGGCGGCGGGCGGCGAGGTCCCGGTAGAGGGTTTGTGA
- a CDS encoding amidohydrolase family protein, which produces MTRREALLVPAAAAQGALQTAPKPKAPVVNAAEHAWVLHDPRFPIDPALAVCPTNIPKHEYSAEFLLAEMRSHGIDHVVISHVCYYGRDNRYPSYIVKTWPGKFAAIGLLVGHRLHDPADKENPGRLERLVKDDGLIGLRLSPIYNRDVVWLNDPVCDPLWKKAEQLGCTFNIFLAPHQVGQVGDMAARFPGVNIVIDHIAMIDITRPDSEGFGPLLDLARHPNVYVRTSLHNPSKTKEPPFRDVWPFLRRLYDRYGPRRLVYANFYEFLIMKEIIPFFTAEDKEWILGRTAHRLYKFG; this is translated from the coding sequence ATGACGCGCCGCGAAGCGCTGCTCGTCCCGGCCGCCGCCGCGCAGGGAGCACTCCAAACGGCGCCCAAGCCGAAAGCGCCCGTCGTCAACGCCGCCGAGCACGCGTGGGTGCTGCACGATCCGCGCTTCCCCATCGACCCCGCGCTCGCCGTCTGCCCCACCAACATCCCCAAGCACGAATACTCCGCCGAGTTCCTGCTCGCCGAAATGCGCAGCCACGGCATCGACCACGTCGTCATCTCGCACGTCTGCTACTACGGCCGCGACAATCGCTACCCGAGCTACATCGTGAAGACCTGGCCGGGTAAGTTCGCCGCCATCGGACTGCTCGTCGGCCACCGCCTCCACGATCCCGCCGACAAGGAGAACCCCGGCCGCCTCGAACGCCTCGTCAAAGACGACGGACTCATCGGACTCCGCCTCAGCCCCATCTACAATCGCGACGTCGTCTGGCTCAACGATCCCGTCTGCGATCCGCTCTGGAAGAAGGCCGAGCAACTCGGCTGCACGTTCAACATCTTCCTCGCCCCGCATCAGGTGGGTCAGGTGGGCGACATGGCCGCGCGCTTCCCCGGCGTCAACATCGTGATCGATCACATCGCCATGATCGACATCACCCGGCCCGACAGCGAGGGCTTCGGCCCCCTGCTCGACCTCGCACGGCATCCGAACGTCTACGTCCGCACCTCGCTCCACAACCCCTCGAAGACCAAGGAACCGCCCTTCCGCGACGTCTGGCCGTTCCTCCGGCGCCTCTACGACCGCTACGGCCCGCGCCGGCTGGTCTACGCCAACTTCTACGAGTTCCTCATCATGAAGGAGATCATTCCATTCTTCACCGCCGAGGACAAGGAATGGATCCTCGGCCGCACCGCGCACCGGCTGTACAAGTTCGGCTGA
- a CDS encoding CocE/NonD family hydrolase → MTRTLAALAALPLFAAVDFPAPYPPTNDVALDNLVAIPMRDGAKLYADIYRPAAPGRYPVIISRTPYSTERTPNAYAAAVFFAQRGYVYVYQDVRGRHESDGKWEPFRNDIEDGFDTVEWAAAQPWSNGKVGMQGGSYLGHVQWRAAMASPPHLTAIFPAVAATSLYHDWITLNGGWRLSFNFGWGPVRQESRIMQNTGPHLGANPPGLAFDNLLQHLPLNDMQRLAGRNAQFYRDWIAHPDYDEYWKKLNAEEVMDRIAVPAHTFGGWFDIFSQGTLRGYALLSKKGKTDAARKGSRLIIGPWGHGASRKFGEIDFGEHAFVDMHAVELRYFDYWLKGVANGVDRDPPVRLYVMGRNEWRTENEYPLARARYTKMYLREDRGLSWDAPKSAATDTYRYDPANPVPSLGGNNCCGTPTPAGPRDQRPVESRGDVLVYTSDFIKDPVEVTGPVKLVLHASSDAVDTDFIAKLIDVYPDGRSMNMAEGIVRARYREGTSTPKLLEPGKVYEFEIDMVGTSVEFQRGHRIRVDVTSSHFPQFDRNPNTGEEFGRGTNVKVATQTIHHSPTHTSYLLLPVIPK, encoded by the coding sequence ATGACACGGACTCTCGCGGCGCTTGCCGCTCTCCCTCTTTTCGCCGCCGTTGACTTCCCGGCCCCCTATCCCCCTACCAACGACGTTGCGCTGGATAATCTCGTCGCCATCCCCATGCGCGACGGCGCCAAGCTCTACGCCGACATCTACCGGCCCGCCGCGCCCGGCCGATACCCGGTGATTATCAGCCGCACTCCCTACTCCACCGAACGCACGCCCAACGCCTACGCCGCCGCCGTTTTCTTCGCCCAGCGCGGGTACGTCTACGTCTATCAGGATGTCCGCGGCCGGCACGAATCGGATGGCAAATGGGAGCCCTTCCGCAACGACATCGAAGACGGCTTCGACACCGTCGAGTGGGCCGCCGCGCAGCCCTGGTCCAATGGCAAGGTAGGCATGCAGGGCGGGTCGTACCTCGGGCACGTGCAGTGGCGCGCCGCCATGGCCTCCCCGCCGCACCTCACCGCGATCTTCCCCGCCGTCGCCGCCACCAGCCTCTACCACGACTGGATCACCCTCAACGGCGGCTGGCGCCTTTCGTTCAACTTCGGGTGGGGACCCGTGCGCCAGGAGTCGCGCATCATGCAGAACACCGGTCCGCACCTCGGCGCCAATCCGCCGGGCCTCGCCTTCGACAATCTCCTCCAGCACCTTCCCCTAAACGACATGCAGCGTCTCGCCGGCCGCAACGCCCAGTTCTACCGCGACTGGATCGCCCATCCCGACTACGACGAATACTGGAAGAAACTCAACGCGGAAGAGGTGATGGATCGCATCGCCGTCCCCGCCCACACCTTCGGCGGCTGGTTCGACATCTTCAGCCAGGGCACCCTCCGCGGCTACGCGCTGCTCTCGAAGAAAGGCAAGACCGACGCCGCGCGCAAAGGTTCCCGCCTCATCATCGGACCCTGGGGCCACGGCGCCTCACGCAAGTTCGGCGAGATCGACTTCGGCGAGCACGCCTTTGTCGACATGCACGCCGTCGAGCTGCGCTACTTCGACTACTGGCTGAAAGGCGTCGCCAACGGCGTCGACCGCGATCCCCCCGTGCGCCTCTACGTGATGGGCCGCAACGAATGGCGCACCGAAAACGAGTACCCGCTCGCGCGCGCCAGGTACACGAAAATGTACCTCCGCGAGGACCGCGGCCTCTCCTGGGACGCGCCCAAATCCGCCGCCACCGATACCTACCGCTACGATCCCGCCAACCCCGTCCCCTCCCTCGGTGGCAACAACTGCTGCGGCACGCCGACGCCTGCCGGCCCCAGGGATCAACGCCCCGTCGAATCGCGCGGTGACGTGCTCGTCTATACCTCGGATTTCATCAAGGACCCCGTCGAAGTCACCGGCCCCGTGAAGCTCGTTCTCCACGCCTCCTCCGACGCCGTCGACACCGACTTCATCGCCAAACTGATCGACGTCTATCCCGACGGCCGATCGATGAACATGGCCGAGGGCATCGTCCGCGCCCGCTACCGCGAAGGCACGTCCACCCCGAAACTCCTCGAGCCCGGCAAGGTCTACGAATTCGAAATCGACATGGTGGGCACGAGCGTCGAGTTCCAGCGCGGACACCGCATTCGCGTCGACGTGACGTCGAGCCACTTCCCCCAGTTCGATCGAAACCCGAACACCGGCGAGGAATTCGGCCGCGGCACGAATGTGAAGGTGGCCACGCAGACCATTCATCACTCGCCTACCCACACCTCGTACCTGCTGCTGCCGGTGATCCCGAAATGA
- a CDS encoding amidohydrolase/deacetylase family metallohydrolase, translating to MLLRLGAALVVCLALHAQTYDIVLKGGHVIDPANNIDAIRDVAIAGGKIARVAENIPASEAKKAVDAKDRFVAPGLIDLHFHSFGYSGAIFPDDTALVAGTTTVVDAGGPGYRTVADFKKKIVAVSTTRVLGLINIAGYGMTGSVSEDNVEDMLPDKTAAAIKANRDVIVGIKVAHFGKPGWDALKRGIEAGRLADVPVMVDDKIFTNAGRTSREKLLDVMRPGDMHTHMYNDRQVEIVSRFNGKVQDYAIEARRRGVLFDLGHGGGSFLWPVATAAARQGFWPDTISTDLHSSSIMIQQSDMPNCMSKLMLLGMTLQDAVKKSTEMPARAIHRFPEIGTLGEGREADVAVLAMRDGVFAFKDAWGKKRLGTKKLENVLTIRAGKIVIDLEGRGYPEWTKAGEYEVIQ from the coding sequence ATGCTCCTTCGACTTGGCGCGGCGCTGGTGGTGTGCCTGGCGTTGCACGCGCAAACCTACGATATCGTCCTCAAAGGCGGGCACGTGATCGATCCGGCGAACAATATCGACGCCATTCGCGACGTAGCCATCGCCGGTGGAAAGATCGCGCGGGTGGCCGAGAACATCCCGGCGTCGGAGGCGAAGAAAGCGGTGGATGCGAAAGACCGCTTCGTGGCGCCCGGACTCATCGATCTGCACTTCCATTCGTTCGGGTACTCCGGCGCGATCTTCCCGGACGATACGGCGCTGGTGGCCGGGACGACGACGGTGGTGGACGCCGGCGGGCCGGGATACCGGACCGTGGCCGACTTCAAGAAGAAGATCGTGGCGGTCTCGACGACGCGCGTACTGGGCCTGATCAACATCGCCGGGTACGGGATGACGGGTTCGGTTTCCGAAGACAACGTGGAAGATATGCTGCCGGACAAGACGGCGGCGGCGATCAAGGCAAATCGCGACGTGATCGTGGGGATCAAGGTGGCGCACTTCGGCAAGCCGGGTTGGGACGCGTTGAAGCGCGGGATCGAAGCGGGGCGGCTGGCCGATGTTCCGGTGATGGTGGACGATAAGATTTTCACGAACGCCGGCCGCACGTCGCGCGAGAAGCTGCTCGACGTGATGAGGCCGGGCGACATGCACACGCACATGTATAACGACCGGCAGGTGGAAATCGTAAGCCGGTTCAACGGTAAGGTGCAGGACTACGCGATCGAAGCGCGGCGGCGGGGTGTGCTGTTCGATCTCGGGCACGGGGGCGGGAGTTTTCTGTGGCCGGTGGCGACGGCGGCGGCGCGGCAGGGCTTCTGGCCGGATACGATTTCGACGGACCTCCACTCTTCGAGCATCATGATCCAGCAGAGCGACATGCCGAATTGCATGTCGAAGCTGATGCTGCTCGGGATGACGCTGCAGGACGCCGTGAAGAAATCGACGGAGATGCCGGCGCGGGCGATCCACCGGTTCCCGGAGATCGGGACGCTCGGCGAGGGGCGCGAGGCGGACGTGGCGGTGCTGGCGATGCGCGATGGCGTGTTCGCGTTCAAGGATGCGTGGGGCAAGAAGAGGCTCGGCACGAAGAAGCTGGAAAATGTTTTGACGATCCGGGCCGGGAAGATCGTGATCGATCTCGAAGGGCGCGGATACCCTGAGTGGACGAAGGCGGGCGAGTACGAGGTGATCCAATGA
- a CDS encoding amidohydrolase/deacetylase family metallohydrolase: MRAALLLVLAGALPAADVFDILIKNGRVIDIAAGRNGRMDVAIAGGKIVRVAPNLRASQARVVIEAGEYIVSPGLIDIHAHFDEDGASLNLNPDHNALRFGVTTAVDAGSSGADNFERFRQRTIDTSVTRVLAFVNIVAAGMYGGQVENDPKQMDVEKAAATVMKHRDVVVGIKTAHYQPADWTAVDNAVKAAEGSNSVVMVDFHPKPGRGYRELILEHMRPGDIHTHFYGRLTPQLDESKRVQRYMLEARKRGVLFDVGHGSGSFWFRIAKPMIEQGFLPDTISTDIHKSSIMLPRATMTNVMSKFLNLGVSVEQIIERSTVNPAKAIRRPELGTLKEGSVADVAILKLEQGEFPFLDSGHGKLTGRERLRCAVTIRAGKVVWDEDGLSLGDVSQAGPYSNFK, translated from the coding sequence ATGAGAGCGGCCTTGCTGCTGGTGCTGGCGGGCGCGCTGCCGGCCGCCGATGTGTTCGACATCCTGATCAAGAACGGACGCGTGATCGATATCGCCGCCGGACGCAACGGCCGCATGGACGTGGCGATCGCGGGCGGGAAGATCGTGCGGGTGGCGCCGAACCTGCGCGCATCGCAGGCGCGCGTGGTGATCGAGGCCGGCGAGTACATCGTCTCGCCCGGGCTGATCGACATTCACGCGCATTTCGACGAAGACGGCGCGTCACTGAACCTGAACCCGGACCACAACGCGCTGCGTTTCGGCGTTACGACGGCGGTGGACGCGGGTTCGTCGGGGGCGGATAACTTCGAGCGTTTCCGGCAGCGGACGATCGATACGTCAGTGACGCGGGTGCTCGCGTTCGTGAATATCGTGGCGGCGGGAATGTACGGCGGCCAGGTGGAGAACGATCCGAAGCAGATGGATGTGGAGAAAGCCGCGGCGACGGTGATGAAGCATCGCGACGTGGTGGTGGGGATCAAGACGGCGCACTACCAGCCGGCCGATTGGACGGCGGTGGACAACGCGGTGAAGGCGGCCGAGGGTTCGAACAGCGTGGTGATGGTGGACTTTCATCCGAAGCCGGGGCGCGGGTATCGCGAACTGATTCTCGAACACATGCGGCCGGGCGACATCCACACGCACTTCTACGGGCGGCTGACGCCGCAGCTCGATGAGAGCAAGCGGGTGCAGCGCTACATGCTAGAGGCGCGGAAGCGCGGGGTGTTGTTCGACGTGGGGCACGGGTCCGGGAGCTTTTGGTTCCGGATCGCGAAGCCGATGATCGAGCAGGGATTCCTCCCGGATACGATTTCCACCGATATTCATAAGTCGAGCATCATGCTGCCGCGGGCGACGATGACGAACGTGATGTCGAAGTTTCTGAACCTGGGCGTTTCGGTGGAGCAGATTATTGAGCGGTCGACGGTGAATCCGGCGAAGGCGATCCGGCGGCCGGAGTTGGGGACGTTGAAAGAGGGCAGCGTCGCCGACGTGGCGATTTTGAAGCTGGAACAGGGCGAGTTTCCGTTTCTCGATTCAGGGCATGGGAAGCTCACCGGGCGGGAGCGGCTGCGCTGCGCGGTGACGATTCGCGCGGGGAAGGTGGTGTGGGACGAGGACGGGTTGAGCCTGGGGGATGTATCGCAGGCGGGGCCATACAGTAACTTCAAGTAG
- the metF gene encoding methylenetetrahydrofolate reductase [NAD(P)H] has product MSIGDFYRRGEPTFSFEFFPPKNQEGVEALLRTVADLREAVNPDFVSVTYGAGGSTRARTLECVTRIQTEAGIPTVAHLAAMGHTRDQLAEVVRGLVDSGITRVLALRGDRPKDGSAPPPTDLAHATDLMEFLATEFPEVEFGGACYPEVHPEAASAVDDMRWTRHKHELGAGCLITQVFFDNADFFRFRDAARDAGIGCPIVPGIMPITNVAQIERITRLCGSRFPDELHERLDAVREDPAAVMAIGMEHSIKQCRQLLREDAPGLHFYTLNKSLATRVILAALRG; this is encoded by the coding sequence ATGAGCATCGGTGATTTTTACCGGCGCGGCGAGCCCACCTTCAGTTTCGAGTTCTTCCCGCCCAAGAACCAGGAAGGCGTGGAAGCCCTGCTCCGCACCGTCGCCGACTTGCGCGAGGCCGTCAATCCGGATTTCGTTTCGGTGACCTACGGCGCCGGCGGCTCCACCCGCGCCCGCACGCTCGAATGCGTCACACGGATCCAGACCGAGGCCGGCATCCCCACGGTGGCGCACCTGGCTGCGATGGGCCACACGCGAGATCAACTCGCCGAGGTGGTCCGCGGTCTTGTCGATTCCGGAATCACGCGCGTCCTTGCGCTCCGCGGCGACCGCCCGAAGGATGGCTCCGCGCCACCGCCCACCGATCTCGCCCACGCCACGGACCTGATGGAGTTTCTCGCCACCGAATTCCCCGAAGTCGAGTTCGGCGGCGCCTGCTACCCGGAAGTTCATCCCGAAGCCGCCAGCGCCGTCGACGACATGCGCTGGACGCGCCATAAGCACGAATTGGGCGCCGGGTGCCTCATCACGCAGGTCTTCTTCGACAACGCCGACTTCTTCCGCTTCCGCGACGCCGCCCGCGACGCCGGCATCGGCTGCCCGATCGTCCCGGGGATCATGCCCATCACCAACGTCGCCCAGATCGAGCGAATCACCAGGCTATGCGGATCTCGTTTCCCGGATGAACTGCACGAGCGGCTGGACGCGGTCCGTGAGGATCCGGCAGCCGTCATGGCCATCGGGATGGAGCACTCCATCAAGCAGTGCCGCCAGTTACTCCGCGAGGACGCGCCCGGTCTGCACTTCTACACGCTCAACAAGAGCCTGGCGACGCGTGTGATCCTGGCGGCGCTGCGGGGTTGA
- a CDS encoding nucleoside monophosphate kinase has product MIGPQGAGKGTQAQLLCQDYDFVHISIGEIFRWHLTHHTKLAARVTRIMNEGRLVPDEIVEEVVSSRLEQHDWNFGFVLDGFPRTRSQAEYLFERWNLDRAIYLDIPDDTVHRRVLDRAAIGQGSGFTKRADDNPQALKVRLREFHDKTAPLLELFQRRNMLLTVDAARPIADVYASIRDGLSLPERNGR; this is encoded by the coding sequence ATGATTGGGCCTCAGGGCGCCGGCAAGGGCACTCAGGCACAGTTGCTCTGCCAAGACTACGACTTCGTTCACATCTCCATCGGCGAGATCTTTCGCTGGCACTTGACTCACCACACCAAACTCGCCGCCCGCGTCACGCGCATAATGAACGAGGGCCGGCTCGTGCCCGACGAAATCGTCGAAGAGGTGGTGAGCAGCCGCCTCGAACAGCACGACTGGAACTTCGGCTTCGTCCTCGACGGCTTCCCCCGCACCCGCTCCCAGGCCGAGTACCTCTTCGAACGCTGGAATCTCGACCGCGCCATCTACCTTGACATCCCCGACGACACCGTCCACCGGCGCGTCCTGGACCGCGCCGCCATCGGCCAGGGCAGCGGCTTCACCAAACGCGCCGACGACAATCCCCAGGCGCTCAAAGTCCGCTTGCGCGAGTTCCACGACAAGACCGCGCCCCTGCTCGAGCTCTTCCAGCGCCGGAACATGCTGCTCACCGTTGACGCCGCCCGGCCCATCGCCGACGTCTATGCCTCCATTCGCGACGGGCTTTCGCTTCCGGAGCGCAACGGCCGATAA
- a CDS encoding DUF2760 domain-containing protein, whose amino-acid sequence MSRIVLAFQAFFNLLFSGKLSDGVMTDLGLSRRAAAPAAKAAAKPETAKAAPAAAQPADGAVQILSLLQTEARLIDFLQEDISGYADDQIGAAVRDIHSNARAVLDRYVRLVPVVDGVEGAVTQVSALGLNPKKDAAMLKIVGNVPPDGKVQAGVLNHRGWRADKIELPAIKPGDRVTVVAPAELEVE is encoded by the coding sequence TTGTCCCGTATCGTCCTCGCCTTTCAGGCGTTCTTCAACCTTCTCTTCAGCGGCAAGCTTTCCGACGGTGTGATGACGGACCTGGGGTTGTCGCGCCGCGCGGCGGCTCCTGCCGCAAAGGCCGCGGCGAAGCCGGAAACGGCCAAAGCCGCTCCCGCCGCGGCCCAGCCGGCCGACGGCGCCGTGCAGATCCTTTCACTGCTGCAGACCGAAGCCCGGCTTATCGATTTCCTCCAGGAAGACATTTCCGGCTACGCCGACGACCAGATCGGCGCGGCCGTGCGCGACATTCACTCCAATGCCCGCGCCGTGCTGGACCGGTACGTCCGGCTGGTTCCCGTGGTGGACGGCGTGGAGGGCGCGGTGACGCAGGTGAGCGCGCTCGGGCTCAATCCCAAGAAAGACGCCGCGATGCTGAAGATCGTCGGCAACGTTCCTCCGGACGGCAAGGTACAGGCGGGCGTGCTGAACCATCGCGGCTGGCGCGCCGATAAGATCGAACTGCCGGCAATCAAGCCGGGCGACCGTGTGACGGTGGTGGCGCCGGCGGAACTCGAGGTCGAGTAG